One Qiania dongpingensis genomic window carries:
- a CDS encoding ABC transporter substrate-binding protein, which translates to MKRKALALMTAALLAVGLLASCGNKDAKETTKAKETTAEKTTKAEETTKAGETTKAADGEDTKAGNETVKIGVIQLAEHPALDASYEGFKDALKEAGYEEGKNLELDFNNAQGDTSNCETIANKLVNNSSDLILAIATPAAQAVAGKTTEIPVLATAVTDFEVAGLVESNDKPGTNVSGSSDMNPVEEQISLLQELLPDAKKIGIMYCSSEDNSIVQADLAKSVCEAKGLEFEEFTVSDSSMIQSVAESMIGKVDAVYIPTDNLLAEGMATVSMVTNPNGLPCIVGEEGMVTNGGLATYGLDYYSLGKMAGEMAVEILKNGSDVSAMPIRYISADDCTLAVNSEAAAELGVSLDAVKDKAKDLAE; encoded by the coding sequence ATGAAAAGGAAAGCATTGGCACTTATGACGGCGGCGCTGCTCGCCGTAGGTCTGTTGGCTTCCTGCGGAAATAAGGACGCAAAGGAAACCACAAAGGCGAAGGAAACGACAGCGGAAAAGACGACGAAGGCAGAGGAGACGACAAAAGCCGGAGAGACGACGAAGGCTGCGGACGGCGAGGACACGAAAGCAGGGAACGAGACTGTAAAGATCGGCGTTATCCAGCTGGCTGAGCATCCTGCCCTTGACGCGAGCTACGAAGGCTTTAAAGACGCGCTGAAAGAAGCCGGATATGAGGAAGGGAAAAACCTGGAATTGGATTTCAACAACGCACAGGGTGACACCTCCAACTGTGAGACGATCGCGAATAAGCTGGTGAACAACAGCAGCGATCTGATACTGGCGATCGCGACTCCGGCGGCACAGGCAGTGGCTGGAAAAACGACGGAGATTCCGGTTCTGGCGACGGCTGTGACAGACTTTGAAGTAGCCGGGCTGGTGGAGAGCAATGACAAGCCGGGCACCAATGTCTCCGGTTCTTCCGATATGAACCCCGTAGAAGAACAGATTTCCCTGCTTCAGGAACTTCTTCCCGACGCAAAGAAGATCGGCATCATGTACTGCTCCTCCGAAGACAACTCCATCGTACAGGCGGATCTGGCGAAATCAGTATGCGAGGCAAAGGGCCTGGAGTTTGAAGAGTTCACCGTATCGGATTCCAGCATGATTCAGTCTGTTGCAGAGTCCATGATCGGAAAAGTAGACGCAGTTTATATCCCCACCGACAATCTGCTGGCGGAAGGCATGGCTACGGTATCCATGGTGACCAATCCCAACGGACTGCCCTGTATCGTGGGAGAAGAGGGTATGGTGACCAACGGCGGTCTTGCTACATATGGCCTTGATTACTATTCTCTTGGGAAAATGGCCGGAGAAATGGCTGTGGAGATCCTTAAAAACGGTTCCGACGTGAGCGCCATGCCGATTCGGTATATCAGCGCGGATGACTGTACGCTGGCCGTGAATTCGGAAGCTGCGGCAGAGCTGGGCGTAAGTCTGGATGCCGTAAAGGACAAAGCGAAGGATTTGGCAGAATAA
- a CDS encoding ABC transporter permease has product MFISLFWKECRQIGKSIVYYAFLACLILFFMSQLGEENWNLAKPQQGQEEYGHTYSRDEQVIMNRTLQNLSLDYVQNRYTTYPLGFYKKVVLGEKKMVQMEKIMGELVGASKEELGDIISNYINEAEANQMEGVVVTPDVSPAQGLTYERFIELMGEIDDMLGGHSTYAPEVLKNGILVPQTYEGALEDYEAIVEKDRYTGAYARLFCDYMGLMLSILPMFLAVARTLKDKRSKASQVIYSKKASSACVILSRYLAALFMTMLPVIVMAAAVHIQCGAAAAGAGIAVDHLAFVKYVGGWLFPTVAFTLAAGFLISELTESVWAVLIQGIFWFFSVFQSFGGLNGNFGLKFIPRFNDFGNTELFFRQLPDLIANRIFYGVLTAVLVLLCIGVYTWKRKGGGIRRGKLRKSR; this is encoded by the coding sequence ATGTTTATTTCACTGTTTTGGAAAGAGTGCAGACAGATAGGCAAAAGTATCGTATACTATGCGTTCCTGGCCTGCCTGATCTTGTTTTTCATGAGCCAGCTTGGGGAAGAAAACTGGAATCTTGCCAAGCCGCAGCAGGGACAGGAAGAGTATGGGCATACGTATTCCAGAGATGAACAGGTGATCATGAACAGGACGCTGCAAAACCTTTCCCTGGATTATGTACAGAACCGCTATACCACGTATCCCCTTGGATTTTATAAAAAAGTGGTCCTGGGTGAAAAAAAGATGGTGCAGATGGAAAAAATCATGGGGGAACTCGTAGGAGCTTCCAAAGAAGAACTGGGAGACATCATCAGTAATTATATCAATGAAGCAGAGGCTAATCAGATGGAAGGCGTTGTCGTCACGCCGGACGTCAGTCCGGCGCAGGGGCTGACATATGAACGCTTTATAGAGCTGATGGGGGAGATTGACGACATGCTGGGAGGACATTCTACTTATGCCCCGGAGGTCTTAAAGAATGGAATACTGGTGCCCCAGACCTACGAGGGGGCGTTGGAGGATTACGAGGCAATTGTGGAGAAGGACCGGTATACCGGCGCTTATGCCCGCCTGTTCTGTGATTATATGGGGCTGATGCTGTCAATCCTGCCGATGTTCCTTGCGGTGGCCAGGACACTGAAGGATAAACGCTCCAAAGCTTCGCAGGTAATCTACTCCAAGAAGGCGTCATCCGCATGTGTGATACTATCCAGGTACCTCGCCGCCCTATTCATGACGATGCTGCCGGTAATTGTGATGGCCGCGGCCGTTCATATCCAGTGCGGCGCGGCTGCCGCCGGGGCGGGGATCGCTGTGGACCACCTTGCTTTTGTAAAATATGTAGGCGGCTGGCTGTTTCCTACCGTAGCGTTTACACTGGCGGCAGGCTTTTTGATCAGTGAGCTCACAGAGAGCGTATGGGCTGTGCTGATCCAGGGGATTTTCTGGTTCTTCAGTGTATTCCAGTCCTTCGGAGGACTCAATGGAAACTTTGGCCTTAAATTTATACCGCGGTTCAATGATTTTGGAAATACAGAACTGTTTTTCAGACAGCTGCCGGACCTGATCGCCAACCGGATCTTTTATGGAGTTCTGACGGCTGTGCTGGTGCTGCTCTGCATCGGAGTGTATACATGGAAGCGGAAAGGAGGTGGCATACGTCGTGGAAAATTACGTAAAAGCCGGTAA